A part of Streptomyces sp. NBC_01497 genomic DNA contains:
- a CDS encoding winged helix DNA-binding domain-containing protein codes for MPARPSAPAPSPPLIGRTALNRAFLARQLLLERHAMSALDAVGRLVGLQAQAPTPPYYGLWGRLVDFTPEQLSGPLGDRRAVRITLMRGTVHLVGAQDCRALRPWVQPFLERFAEDVHGRDLPGVDRAELVAEARGALAERPRTAAELGELLRDRWPQSPAAALATVARTLLPLVQIPPRGLWGRSGGTTYATAEDWLGGPLDSVPDPEALVLRYLAAFGPATVKDIQTWSGVTRLRAVAERLRPRLVALRDEAGNELLDLPGAPRPGPDVPAPVRLLAPYDNAILAHADRTRIISDAHRRAIATKNGVIPGTVLVGGFVRGAWRLAADRTGTTLEVRLFAPVTRRERAGLAEEGERLLSFATHGSPGGARALRVTDA; via the coding sequence ATGCCCGCCCGCCCCTCCGCCCCCGCACCCTCCCCGCCGCTGATCGGACGCACGGCTCTCAACCGCGCCTTCCTCGCCCGGCAGCTGCTGCTGGAGCGGCACGCCATGAGCGCCCTCGACGCGGTGGGGCGCCTGGTGGGCCTCCAGGCGCAGGCCCCGACCCCGCCGTACTACGGCCTGTGGGGACGGCTCGTGGACTTCACCCCCGAGCAGCTGTCCGGCCCGCTCGGCGACCGGCGCGCCGTGCGCATCACGCTCATGCGCGGCACGGTCCACCTGGTCGGCGCGCAGGACTGCCGGGCGCTGCGGCCCTGGGTGCAGCCCTTCCTCGAACGGTTCGCGGAGGACGTCCACGGCAGGGACCTGCCCGGCGTGGACCGCGCCGAACTCGTGGCCGAGGCGCGCGGCGCGCTGGCCGAGCGGCCCCGTACGGCCGCCGAACTGGGCGAGCTGCTGCGCGACCGGTGGCCCCAAAGCCCCGCCGCCGCTCTGGCGACCGTCGCCCGCACGCTGCTGCCTCTCGTCCAGATCCCGCCACGGGGACTGTGGGGGCGCAGCGGGGGGACCACGTACGCCACGGCCGAGGACTGGCTCGGGGGACCTCTCGACTCCGTCCCCGACCCCGAGGCACTGGTCCTGCGCTACCTCGCGGCGTTCGGGCCCGCCACGGTGAAGGACATCCAGACCTGGTCCGGAGTGACCCGGCTGCGCGCGGTGGCCGAACGGCTGCGGCCCCGGCTGGTGGCCCTGCGCGACGAGGCGGGCAACGAACTCCTCGACCTGCCCGGCGCCCCGCGCCCGGGCCCCGACGTCCCCGCGCCGGTACGCCTCCTGGCCCCGTACGACAACGCGATCCTGGCCCACGCGGACCGCACCAGGATCATCAGCGACGCGCACCGGAGGGCCATCGCGACGAAGAACGGGGTGATTCCCGGGACGGTCCTCGTGGGGGGCTTCGTCCGGGGGGCGTGGCGGCTCGCCGCGGACCGCACCGGCACCACCCTGGAGGTGCGCCTGTTCGCGCCGGTGACGCGGCGGGAGCGGGCCGGGCTCGCCGAGGAGGGCGAGCGCCTGCTGTCCTTCGCGACGCACGGCAGCCCCGGGGGCGCCCGCGCCCTGCGCGTCACCGACGCCTGA
- a CDS encoding hydrolase, with the protein MFRSRRVRLAAAAAAASLGMVAAGALATAQAAPAPDGAVAAPRAAAASHRVLFDNTEAETAGNADWVISTSQPDPLGEDASPSGEKDWTGALSSWGVALQKTGAYSLDTLPSGSSITYGGSGALDLKNFDTFVLPEPNIQFTAAEKSAIMKFVQNGGGLFLISDHTGSDRNNDGYDSPKVINDLLTNNGVDNTDPFGFSVDSVDISSGTPRAISDSSNPVLNGSFGKVTGSTIADGTTFTLKPGDNPNVKGLVWKSGANTSGTTGAFFVTSTFGSGRVAIWGDSSPIDDGTGHPGDTLYDGWNDTGGTNAALALNATAWLAGDGTTGGGGTTPPGGGGGSCDAGQLLANPGFESGSTGWTASDKVISSSSGEAAHSGSYKAWLDGYGTATTNTLSQSVSLPAGCSATLSYWLHIDTAETGSTAFDTLKVQVLSASGTVLGTVGSWSNANAASGYQQRTADLSAYAGQNVTLRFTGTEGSKLQTSFVVDDTALTVG; encoded by the coding sequence ATGTTCCGATCCCGCAGAGTCCGACTGGCGGCAGCCGCCGCGGCGGCGTCGCTCGGCATGGTCGCCGCGGGCGCCCTCGCCACCGCGCAGGCCGCCCCCGCACCCGATGGGGCGGTGGCCGCACCGCGTGCGGCCGCCGCCTCGCACCGCGTCCTGTTCGACAACACCGAGGCCGAGACGGCGGGCAACGCCGACTGGGTCATCTCCACCAGCCAGCCCGATCCGCTCGGCGAGGACGCGTCGCCCTCCGGCGAGAAGGACTGGACCGGCGCCCTGTCCTCGTGGGGTGTCGCCCTCCAGAAGACGGGCGCCTACTCGCTCGACACCCTGCCGTCCGGCAGTTCCATCACCTACGGCGGGTCGGGCGCGCTCGACCTGAAGAACTTCGACACGTTCGTGCTGCCGGAGCCGAACATCCAGTTCACCGCCGCCGAGAAAAGCGCGATCATGAAGTTCGTGCAGAACGGCGGCGGGCTCTTCCTGATCTCCGACCACACCGGCAGCGACCGCAACAACGACGGCTACGACTCCCCGAAGGTCATCAACGACCTGCTGACGAACAACGGGGTCGACAACACCGACCCCTTCGGGTTCTCCGTCGACTCCGTCGACATCAGCTCCGGCACCCCGCGCGCGATCAGCGACAGCTCGAACCCGGTACTGAACGGCTCCTTCGGCAAGGTCACCGGCTCCACCATCGCGGACGGCACCACGTTCACGCTGAAGCCGGGCGACAACCCGAACGTCAAGGGCCTCGTGTGGAAGTCCGGCGCGAACACCTCCGGCACCACCGGCGCCTTCTTCGTCACCAGCACCTTCGGCAGCGGCCGGGTGGCGATCTGGGGTGACAGCTCACCGATCGACGACGGTACGGGCCACCCGGGCGACACCCTGTACGACGGCTGGAACGACACCGGAGGCACCAACGCGGCCCTCGCCCTCAACGCCACCGCCTGGCTCGCCGGCGACGGCACGACGGGCGGCGGCGGCACGACGCCTCCCGGCGGGGGCGGCGGGAGCTGCGACGCCGGCCAGCTGCTGGCCAACCCGGGCTTCGAGTCCGGCAGCACCGGGTGGACCGCGTCCGACAAGGTGATCTCGTCCAGCTCCGGCGAGGCGGCGCACTCCGGCTCGTACAAGGCCTGGCTCGACGGGTACGGGACGGCGACCACGAACACGCTCTCCCAGAGCGTCTCCCTTCCCGCGGGCTGCTCGGCGACGCTCTCCTACTGGCTGCACATCGACACGGCCGAGACCGGGTCGACCGCGTTCGACACCCTGAAGGTGCAGGTCCTCAGCGCGTCGGGGACGGTGCTCGGGACGGTCGGCAGCTGGTCCAACGCGAACGCGGCAAGTGGCTACCAGCAGCGCACGGCGGACCTGAGTGCGTACGCGGGCCAGAACGTCACGCTGCGTTTCACCGGGACGGAGGGCTCCAAGCTCCAGACGTCGTTCGTGGTCGACGACACGGCGCTCACCGTCGGCTGA
- a CDS encoding DedA family protein: protein MPTDAPPDLPGVLGDIAPILDHWGYLAVGGLLFLEDFGIPVPGETILIASAVYAGAGRLNMVTVVVIAIVAAVLGDNVGYVIGRFGGHRLVDRYGKYVLLPRERVRKAENFFLRHGAKIVTIARFVDGLRQANGIIAGMTLMPWPRFLLFNALGAGLWVGTWATVGYFAGHHLDTLYPQIQRYELALAALAIATVLLMILRHLRRRRRTRRQEAERARDEDAGDQDGPSDAREADERGR, encoded by the coding sequence ATGCCGACGGACGCGCCTCCGGACCTGCCCGGTGTCCTCGGGGACATCGCGCCCATCCTCGACCACTGGGGCTACCTGGCGGTCGGCGGTCTGCTGTTTTTGGAGGACTTCGGGATCCCGGTCCCCGGAGAGACGATCCTGATCGCCTCCGCGGTCTACGCGGGAGCGGGCCGGCTCAACATGGTCACGGTCGTGGTGATCGCCATCGTCGCCGCCGTGCTCGGGGACAACGTCGGCTACGTGATCGGCCGCTTCGGCGGGCACCGGCTCGTCGACCGGTACGGGAAGTACGTCCTGCTCCCGCGGGAGCGCGTGCGCAAGGCGGAGAACTTCTTCCTGCGGCACGGCGCGAAGATCGTCACCATCGCCCGCTTCGTGGACGGCCTGCGCCAGGCCAACGGGATCATCGCCGGGATGACGCTGATGCCCTGGCCGCGCTTCCTGCTGTTCAACGCGCTCGGCGCGGGTTTGTGGGTGGGCACCTGGGCCACGGTGGGCTACTTCGCCGGCCACCACCTCGACACGCTCTACCCCCAGATCCAGCGCTACGAACTGGCCCTGGCGGCGCTGGCCATCGCGACGGTCCTCCTGATGATCCTGCGCCACCTGCGCCGACGACGGCGCACCCGCCGCCAGGAGGCGGAACGGGCGCGCGACGAGGACGCCGGGGACCAGGACGGACCCTCGGACGCCCGGGAAGCCGACGAGCGCGGCCGCTGA
- a CDS encoding L,D-transpeptidase, with protein sequence MGVGVGIGHRKRGFGMALVATALLVGVSACGGSSSADASGGSDNKAQSTGSADAKPDAKPSPSKPAAPAMLLDTITPHGGTVGVAQPISIVFSNPVATSARADVEKHLKVTTSKPVTGAWHWFNDTRADFRPENYWPSGTKVSINADMTGVKNGNGRVGVHDYTHSFTIGDDVEAKVSVPGHTMTVTKNGTTVRTLPIDAGSPQWPSWDGTMAVIDKAKTVHMTSCSVHISCTKGAPDYYDESLPWDVHLTTSGTYIHYSDGDPYPGHSYGSHGCVHLSLADAKWFFNYVKAGDPVTITGSPRGKAPGDNGYADYNVSWSDWLKTSGAGATPTAVA encoded by the coding sequence ATGGGCGTGGGCGTGGGCATAGGCCATCGCAAGCGGGGTTTCGGGATGGCGCTGGTGGCCACCGCGCTGCTGGTGGGGGTGAGCGCGTGCGGGGGCAGCTCCTCCGCCGACGCCTCGGGAGGCTCGGACAACAAGGCGCAGTCCACCGGCAGCGCGGACGCGAAGCCGGACGCGAAGCCGAGTCCGTCGAAGCCGGCCGCGCCGGCGATGCTGCTCGACACGATCACCCCGCACGGTGGCACGGTCGGCGTCGCGCAGCCCATCTCGATCGTCTTCTCCAACCCGGTGGCGACGTCCGCGCGCGCGGACGTCGAGAAGCACCTGAAGGTGACGACCTCGAAGCCCGTCACGGGCGCATGGCACTGGTTCAATGACACCCGCGCGGACTTCCGCCCGGAGAACTACTGGCCCAGCGGCACGAAGGTCAGCATCAACGCGGACATGACGGGCGTGAAGAACGGCAACGGCCGCGTCGGCGTGCACGACTACACGCACTCCTTCACGATCGGCGACGACGTCGAGGCCAAGGTCTCGGTGCCGGGCCACACGATGACCGTCACCAAGAACGGCACGACCGTGCGTACGCTGCCGATCGACGCGGGCAGCCCGCAGTGGCCCTCCTGGGACGGCACGATGGCCGTGATCGACAAGGCCAAGACGGTCCACATGACGTCGTGCAGCGTCCACATCAGCTGCACGAAGGGCGCGCCGGACTACTACGACGAGTCGCTGCCGTGGGATGTGCACCTCACGACGTCCGGCACGTACATCCACTACTCGGACGGCGACCCCTACCCCGGCCACAGCTACGGTTCGCACGGCTGCGTGCACCTCTCGCTGGCCGACGCGAAGTGGTTCTTCAACTACGTGAAGGCCGGCGACCCGGTCACCATCACCGGCTCGCCGCGCGGCAAGGCCCCCGGCGACAACGGGTACGCCGACTACAACGTTTCGTGGTCGGACTGGCTGAAGACGAGCGGCGCGGGCGCGACGCCCACCGCCGTCGCCTGA
- a CDS encoding CopD family protein, with translation MSFPGPPAQAADLPDARRGPARTAGRVAVGTTGCVLIALLGVAAATHGTGELPLPAAGTTTLLHAVVFAALAVHLGEFTGTRVARAAAKAPVSGDPAQDPDAPAGAGPVPAARVAGRDRPAPRALAAVASLAGAGASAGQLVLLSAVSGMDLAAVYGTADGRLLLVMTAGFLLAAGCAALSRRGWAPAPLAAVVCAEAVRAHPEQFSPFAGSALTAVHLTAAALWSGGLLYGVRLLWSARGDRPYTRAVLARQSRHTGWLIAALAATGTLCVLRKLPFEVALTSAYGRVLLLKLVLVGAAGACALGARRRLRGEAGAGSAVYAQLAVLLGVVLVSAVLTVVPDPHWLALERR, from the coding sequence GTGAGCTTCCCGGGACCCCCAGCACAGGCGGCGGACCTGCCCGACGCGCGCCGCGGCCCCGCCCGTACGGCGGGACGCGTCGCCGTCGGCACGACCGGCTGCGTCCTGATCGCACTGCTCGGCGTCGCCGCCGCCACCCACGGAACGGGCGAACTGCCCCTCCCCGCGGCCGGGACCACCACCCTGCTGCACGCCGTGGTCTTCGCGGCGCTCGCCGTGCACCTCGGGGAGTTCACCGGCACACGCGTCGCGCGCGCCGCGGCGAAGGCACCGGTGAGCGGGGACCCCGCGCAGGACCCGGACGCGCCGGCCGGTGCCGGCCCGGTCCCGGCCGCCCGGGTGGCGGGCCGCGACCGCCCCGCACCCCGTGCCCTCGCCGCCGTCGCCTCGCTTGCCGGGGCCGGCGCCTCGGCGGGGCAACTCGTCCTGCTGAGCGCGGTCAGCGGCATGGACCTCGCCGCCGTATACGGCACCGCGGACGGGCGGCTCCTGCTCGTCATGACGGCCGGTTTCCTGCTCGCCGCGGGATGCGCGGCCCTGTCCAGGCGGGGCTGGGCTCCGGCCCCGCTGGCCGCGGTGGTCTGCGCCGAGGCCGTCCGCGCGCACCCCGAACAGTTCAGCCCGTTCGCCGGCTCCGCGCTCACCGCCGTCCACCTCACCGCCGCGGCACTGTGGTCCGGCGGCCTGCTGTACGGGGTGCGCCTCCTGTGGTCCGCCCGAGGCGACCGCCCGTACACGAGGGCCGTCCTCGCCCGGCAGAGCCGCCACACCGGGTGGCTGATCGCCGCGCTCGCCGCGACGGGCACGCTCTGCGTGCTGCGCAAGCTGCCCTTCGAGGTGGCGCTCACCAGCGCGTACGGACGGGTGTTGCTCTTGAAGCTGGTGCTCGTCGGGGCGGCGGGCGCGTGCGCCCTCGGCGCCCGCCGCCGGCTGCGCGGCGAGGCCGGGGCGGGCTCCGCGGTGTACGCGCAGCTCGCCGTCCTGCTCGGTGTCGTCCTGGTCTCCGCGGTCCTGACGGTCGTTCCGGACCCGCACTGGCTGGCCCTCGAACGGCGTTAG
- a CDS encoding EF-hand domain-containing protein, which translates to MADIDESREAFDRFDKNGDGFITAAEYKSLMAQLGDHHVTESIAQTVINAHDSNGDGLLSFEEFIASRGER; encoded by the coding sequence GTGGCGGACATCGACGAGTCGCGCGAGGCGTTCGACCGGTTCGACAAGAACGGCGACGGATTCATCACAGCGGCGGAGTACAAGAGCCTGATGGCGCAGCTCGGCGACCACCACGTCACCGAGTCCATCGCCCAGACGGTCATCAACGCCCACGACTCCAACGGCGACGGGCTGCTCAGCTTCGAGGAGTTCATCGCCTCCCGCGGCGAGCGCTGA
- a CDS encoding ATP-binding protein, which produces MMEGMAGLEDVEQSRRLGGAATVRRTLAVEDGQALQALELYGNPTEAEVRLASLPESAAVARRITYAVVLRQWTLSPDLTEHAVLLVSELVGNAVRHTGARVFGLRMLRRRGWIRIEVRDPSRGLPCLMPVQAMDVSGRGLFLVDKLADRWGVDLLPRGKNTWFEMRLQDR; this is translated from the coding sequence ATGATGGAGGGCATGGCGGGCCTGGAGGATGTGGAGCAGTCGCGGCGGCTTGGCGGTGCGGCCACCGTGCGGCGGACGCTGGCCGTCGAGGACGGCCAGGCGCTCCAAGCGCTTGAGTTGTACGGCAACCCGACGGAGGCGGAGGTGCGCCTCGCGTCCCTCCCGGAGTCCGCGGCGGTCGCCCGCCGCATCACCTACGCGGTCGTGCTGCGCCAGTGGACGCTCTCCCCGGACCTCACGGAACACGCGGTGCTCCTCGTCTCCGAACTCGTCGGCAACGCCGTCCGGCACACGGGGGCACGCGTCTTCGGCCTGCGGATGCTCCGCCGCAGGGGCTGGATCAGGATCGAGGTGCGCGACCCGTCCCGGGGCCTGCCCTGCCTGATGCCCGTTCAGGCGATGGACGTCAGCGGCCGGGGACTCTTCCTCGTGGACAAGCTGGCCGACCGCTGGGGCGTGGACCTGCTGCCGCGCGGCAAGAACACCTGGTTCGAGATGCGCCTCCAGGACCGCTGA
- a CDS encoding enoyl-CoA hydratase/isomerase family protein — protein sequence MATVSLEVSGGVGTIRLDRPPMNALDVSVQDRLRDLAQEAGDRDDVRAVILYGGDKVFAAGADIKEMRAMDHAAMVVRSRALQESFTAVARIPKPVVAAITGYALGGGCELTLCADYRIAADNAKLGQPEILLGLIPGAGGTQRLARLVGPSKAKDLIFTGRQVKADEALAIGLVDRVVPAGSVYTEAQKWAERLAKGPALALRAAKEAVDAGLETDIESGLAIERTWFAGLFATEDRERGMRSFVEDGPGKAQFL from the coding sequence ATGGCAACGGTATCCCTCGAAGTCTCCGGCGGCGTCGGTACGATCCGGCTCGACCGCCCCCCGATGAACGCCCTCGACGTCTCGGTGCAGGACCGGCTCCGCGACCTCGCCCAGGAGGCGGGGGACCGCGACGACGTGCGCGCGGTGATCCTTTACGGCGGCGACAAGGTCTTCGCGGCCGGCGCCGACATCAAGGAGATGCGCGCCATGGACCACGCGGCGATGGTCGTACGCTCCCGCGCGCTCCAGGAGTCGTTCACCGCCGTGGCCCGCATCCCCAAGCCCGTCGTCGCCGCCATCACCGGCTACGCGCTGGGCGGCGGCTGCGAGCTGACCCTCTGTGCCGACTACCGCATCGCCGCCGACAACGCGAAGCTCGGCCAGCCCGAGATCCTGCTCGGCCTCATCCCCGGCGCCGGCGGCACCCAGCGCCTCGCGCGGCTCGTCGGCCCCTCGAAGGCGAAGGACCTCATCTTCACGGGGCGTCAGGTCAAGGCCGACGAGGCGCTCGCCATCGGCCTGGTCGACCGGGTGGTGCCCGCCGGGAGCGTCTACACCGAGGCGCAGAAGTGGGCGGAGCGCCTCGCGAAGGGCCCGGCGCTCGCCCTGCGTGCGGCGAAGGAGGCCGTGGACGCGGGTCTTGAGACGGACATCGAGTCGGGTCTGGCGATCGAACGTACGTGGTTCGCGGGCCTGTTCGCCACCGAGGACCGCGAGCGCGGCATGCGCTCGTTCGTGGAGGACGGTCCGGGCAAGGCGCAGTTCCTCTGA
- a CDS encoding L,D-transpeptidase: MNQPPVSPDLRTGEPAGHGARPRAVRRTGLSALVLGALLFAVAACGGGSGAAGGKSTDDGKAGTHKSAAKVADDVSEAVVKVTPDDGAKSVATTGALQVGVTQGKLTAVSVQDDQGAAVDGRMSADGTSWQPLQHLAASTKYKVHVTAKDAKGRVSAKDTTFSTLVPKNTFIGYYTPEDNSTVGVGMPISLTFTRGITDPDAVEKAVTVTTDPAVPVKGHWFGNDRLDLRPEHYWAPGTKVTVKLDLDGVEGRPGVYGTQAKTVKFTVGRSQVSTVDADKHTMKVVRDGKQIRKIPITAGGPGHTTWEGQMVISEKDPVTRMDSQTVGLGGEYDIPDVPHAMRLTQSGTFIHGNYWASTGIFGSQNTSHGCVGLHDQRGGGDNGTPASWFYNSSLIGDVVIVKNSHDQTVAPDNGLNGWNMSWADWTK, from the coding sequence GTGAACCAGCCACCTGTATCGCCGGACCTGCGAACCGGCGAACCGGCGGGGCACGGTGCGCGTCCGCGCGCCGTACGCAGAACCGGGCTGTCGGCCCTCGTCCTGGGCGCGCTGCTGTTCGCGGTCGCCGCCTGCGGCGGGGGCAGCGGCGCGGCCGGCGGCAAGAGCACCGACGACGGCAAGGCCGGGACCCACAAGAGCGCGGCCAAGGTCGCCGACGACGTGTCGGAGGCGGTCGTCAAGGTCACCCCCGACGACGGCGCCAAGTCGGTCGCCACGACGGGCGCGTTGCAGGTCGGTGTCACCCAGGGCAAGCTGACGGCCGTCAGCGTGCAGGACGACCAGGGCGCGGCCGTGGACGGCAGGATGTCCGCCGACGGGACGAGCTGGCAGCCGCTGCAGCACCTCGCGGCCTCCACCAAGTACAAGGTCCACGTCACGGCGAAGGACGCCAAGGGACGGGTGTCCGCCAAGGACACCACGTTCTCGACGCTCGTCCCGAAGAACACCTTCATCGGTTACTACACGCCGGAGGACAACTCCACCGTCGGTGTCGGCATGCCGATCTCACTCACCTTCACCCGCGGCATCACCGACCCCGACGCCGTGGAGAAGGCGGTGACGGTGACGACCGACCCGGCGGTGCCGGTCAAGGGCCACTGGTTCGGCAACGACCGTCTCGACCTGCGGCCCGAGCACTACTGGGCGCCGGGTACCAAGGTCACCGTCAAGCTGGACCTGGACGGTGTCGAGGGACGGCCCGGCGTGTACGGAACGCAGGCCAAGACGGTGAAGTTCACCGTCGGCCGCAGCCAGGTCTCCACGGTCGACGCGGACAAGCACACGATGAAGGTCGTGCGCGACGGCAAGCAGATCCGGAAGATCCCCATCACCGCGGGCGGCCCCGGCCACACCACGTGGGAGGGACAGATGGTCATCAGTGAGAAGGACCCGGTGACCCGGATGGACAGTCAGACCGTCGGCCTCGGCGGCGAGTACGACATCCCGGACGTGCCGCACGCCATGCGGCTCACCCAGTCGGGCACCTTCATCCACGGGAACTACTGGGCGTCCACGGGCATCTTCGGCTCGCAGAACACCAGCCATGGCTGTGTCGGCCTGCACGACCAGCGCGGCGGCGGCGACAACGGCACCCCGGCGTCGTGGTTCTACAACAGCTCGCTCATCGGCGACGTGGTGATCGTGAAGAACTCGCACGACCAGACCGTCGCGCCCGACAACGGCCTCAACGGCTGGAACATGTCCTGGGCCGACTGGACCAAGTGA
- a CDS encoding L,D-transpeptidase, whose product MRQLLQRAGARAAALALASAALLAGAAGCDGGPTDMSGKDGSPGAASADSIRVTPLDGAKAVGPGDRVSVTVPQGRLERVAVRQIEAADPVDLPGRISADGKTWTPEPGARPALAAKYGVDVLTRDDDGRRAARHTTFTTVVPAHRFIGYFTPENRATVGTGMIVSVNFNRPIKDRAAVQRAITLSAEPAVRVVGHWFGDRRLDFRPRAYWRPGTRVTVGMGLRDVQAAPGVYGIQHKTVTFTVGRSQVSTVDAASHTMRVRGDGGRLLATLPITAGAPSRTTYNGKMVVSEMYDVTRMNGSTVGFGGEYDIKDVPHALRLTTSGTFLHGNYWASSDTFGSRNTSHGCVGLRDVKGGSSSTPAGWFFDRTLIGDVVEVVHSDDRTVRPDNGLSGWNMNWSAWQQGSAT is encoded by the coding sequence GTGAGACAGCTACTGCAGCGGGCCGGAGCCCGCGCCGCCGCCCTGGCCCTCGCCTCGGCCGCACTCCTCGCCGGCGCCGCGGGGTGCGACGGCGGCCCCACCGACATGTCCGGCAAGGACGGATCGCCCGGCGCGGCCTCCGCCGATTCCATCCGGGTCACCCCGCTCGACGGAGCGAAAGCCGTCGGCCCGGGCGACCGCGTCAGCGTCACCGTCCCGCAGGGCCGGCTGGAGCGGGTCGCCGTACGGCAGATCGAGGCGGCCGACCCCGTCGACCTGCCCGGCCGGATCTCCGCCGACGGGAAGACCTGGACGCCCGAGCCCGGCGCGCGTCCCGCGCTCGCCGCCAAGTACGGCGTCGACGTGCTCACCCGCGACGACGACGGCCGCCGCGCGGCCCGGCACACCACCTTCACCACGGTCGTCCCCGCACACCGCTTCATCGGGTACTTCACGCCGGAGAACCGCGCCACCGTCGGCACCGGAATGATCGTCTCCGTCAACTTCAACCGGCCGATCAAGGACCGCGCGGCCGTGCAGCGCGCCATCACCCTCAGCGCGGAGCCGGCGGTGCGGGTCGTGGGCCACTGGTTCGGCGACCGGCGGCTCGACTTCCGGCCGCGCGCGTACTGGCGGCCCGGCACCCGGGTCACGGTCGGCATGGGCCTCAGGGACGTCCAGGCGGCGCCCGGCGTCTACGGCATCCAGCACAAGACGGTCACCTTCACCGTGGGCCGCTCGCAGGTCTCCACCGTGGACGCGGCCTCGCACACCATGCGGGTACGGGGTGACGGCGGCCGCCTCCTCGCCACCCTGCCGATCACCGCCGGCGCCCCGAGCCGCACCACGTACAACGGCAAGATGGTCGTCTCCGAGATGTACGACGTGACCCGCATGAACGGCTCCACGGTCGGCTTCGGCGGCGAGTACGACATCAAGGACGTACCGCACGCGCTCCGCCTGACGACCTCGGGCACCTTCCTGCACGGCAACTACTGGGCGTCGTCCGACACCTTCGGGTCGCGCAACACCAGCCACGGCTGTGTCGGCCTGCGGGACGTGAAGGGGGGCAGCTCGTCGACCCCGGCCGGCTGGTTCTTCGACCGCACCCTCATCGGTGATGTCGTGGAGGTCGTGCACAGCGACGACCGTACGGTCCGGCCCGACAACGGGCTCAGTGGCTGGAACATGAACTGGTCCGCGTGGCAGCAAGGTTCGGCGACCTGA